From the genome of Phytohabitans rumicis, one region includes:
- a CDS encoding sulfite oxidase-like oxidoreductase has translation MTPGFRGRPRSSGPKLPPGQYLTEDFPVLTAGPTPRVPVDRWEFVVTTETGQQHRWSWADLMALPAETPTVDIHCVTKWSKLGTDWVGVSLDTLLSDVETAADFAFVHSYGGYTTNLPLEDLLDGQSWIAYRYDGADLAPEHGGPARLLVPHLYFWKSAKWVRGIQLRLDDEPGFWESAGYHDYGDPWREQRYQGD, from the coding sequence GTGACCCCCGGCTTCCGTGGCCGGCCGCGCTCGTCCGGGCCCAAACTGCCGCCCGGGCAGTACCTGACCGAAGACTTTCCGGTGCTCACCGCCGGACCGACGCCGCGCGTCCCGGTGGACCGATGGGAGTTCGTCGTCACCACCGAGACCGGCCAGCAGCACCGGTGGTCGTGGGCCGACCTGATGGCCCTGCCCGCCGAGACGCCGACCGTCGACATCCACTGCGTCACCAAGTGGTCCAAGCTCGGCACCGACTGGGTCGGCGTCTCCCTCGACACCCTGCTGTCCGATGTGGAGACCGCCGCCGACTTCGCGTTCGTCCACTCGTACGGCGGATACACCACCAACCTGCCGCTGGAAGACCTCCTCGACGGGCAGTCCTGGATCGCCTACCGGTACGACGGCGCCGACCTCGCCCCCGAGCACGGCGGGCCGGCCCGGCTGCTCGTGCCGCACCTGTACTTCTGGAAGTCGGCCAAGTGGGTGCGCGGCATCCAGCTCCGGCTGGACGACGAGCCCGGCTTCTGGGAGAGCGCCGGCTACCACGACTACGGTGACCCGTGGCGCGAGCAGCGGTATCAAGGCGACTGA
- a CDS encoding S1C family serine protease, with the protein MTSPLGLRDLEGPQFAPPRSYPRHRADLPPGTVWDSPPPQRPRGRGPRLLVAGLVVAVVSAGTGGAAGWYASLWANAPGLQTRNVAANTAVPDALVNAAEQALAGVVSIEVVSDDEAATGSGFVMDDQGHIMTNSHVVLAGGDITVVGQDGRERTARLVGRVSRTDIAVIKVSGDLTTLRPLTLGRSADLKVGEPVLAVGSPLGLSGSVTAGIVSAVDRQVRLGNSARQSAVQTDASINPGNSGGPLVNARGQVVGVNTAIATLEGNGSIGIGFAIPIERASQTAQEIIATA; encoded by the coding sequence ATGACATCACCGCTGGGACTGCGGGATCTGGAGGGCCCACAGTTCGCGCCGCCGCGGTCGTACCCGAGACACCGGGCCGACCTGCCCCCGGGGACGGTGTGGGACTCGCCGCCGCCGCAACGGCCGCGCGGGCGCGGCCCGCGCCTTCTGGTGGCCGGCCTGGTCGTGGCCGTGGTGTCCGCCGGCACCGGCGGCGCCGCCGGCTGGTACGCGTCGCTGTGGGCCAACGCGCCCGGCCTGCAGACCCGCAACGTCGCCGCCAACACCGCGGTGCCGGACGCCCTGGTCAACGCCGCCGAACAGGCCCTCGCCGGCGTGGTGTCCATCGAGGTGGTCAGCGACGACGAGGCCGCCACCGGCTCCGGCTTCGTCATGGACGACCAGGGCCACATCATGACCAACAGCCACGTCGTGCTGGCCGGCGGCGACATCACCGTCGTGGGACAGGACGGCCGGGAACGCACCGCCCGCCTGGTCGGCCGCGTGTCGCGTACGGACATCGCGGTGATCAAGGTGAGCGGTGACCTGACCACGCTGCGCCCGCTCACGCTGGGCCGCAGCGCCGACCTGAAGGTGGGCGAGCCGGTGCTGGCGGTCGGCTCGCCGCTCGGCCTGTCCGGCAGCGTCACGGCCGGCATCGTCAGCGCCGTGGATCGGCAGGTACGGCTGGGCAACTCGGCACGGCAGAGCGCCGTGCAGACCGACGCGTCCATCAACCCCGGCAACTCCGGCGGCCCGCTGGTGAACGCCCGCGGCCAGGTCGTCGGCGTGAACACGGCGATCGCCACGCTGGAGGGCAACGGCTCGATCGGCATCGGGTTCGCGATCCCGATCGAGCGCGCCTCGCAGACCGCGCAGGAGATCATCGCGACGGCGTGA
- a CDS encoding DsbA family protein, whose amino-acid sequence MIYVFDAYCAWSYGFAQTMVDIATLHPGIEVEVVSGGLYVGQGRVPIRQLRDVRATNRRISDLTGVWFGDGYERLTADGSFVMNSVAAARGFAALRRAAPERAVELSAALHEAFFVDGMSLAEPSTHKRIAVSYGLDADAVVAGFDHPWSLGVAQDDFAKVREMGVRAFPTLLVQVGDRMVPVMVGAATAQQVEERLGVFLRG is encoded by the coding sequence ATGATTTACGTGTTCGATGCCTACTGTGCGTGGTCGTACGGCTTCGCACAGACCATGGTGGACATTGCCACCCTGCATCCAGGCATCGAGGTCGAGGTGGTGTCCGGCGGACTGTACGTCGGCCAGGGGCGGGTGCCGATCCGCCAGCTCCGCGACGTACGGGCCACGAACCGGCGGATCAGCGACCTCACCGGTGTCTGGTTCGGCGACGGGTACGAGCGGTTGACCGCCGATGGTTCGTTCGTGATGAACTCCGTCGCCGCCGCCCGCGGGTTCGCCGCTTTGCGCCGGGCCGCGCCGGAGCGGGCGGTCGAGCTGTCGGCCGCCCTGCACGAGGCGTTCTTTGTGGACGGTATGAGCCTGGCCGAGCCGTCCACGCACAAGCGGATCGCGGTGTCGTACGGCCTGGACGCGGACGCCGTGGTGGCCGGGTTCGACCACCCGTGGTCGCTCGGCGTGGCGCAGGACGACTTCGCGAAGGTACGCGAGATGGGCGTGCGGGCGTTCCCGACGCTGCTGGTGCAGGTGGGCGACCGGATGGTGCCGGTGATGGTCGGCGCGGCAACGGCCCAGCAGGTCGAGGAGCGGCTCGGCGTCTTCCTGCGCGGCTGA
- a CDS encoding pectinesterase family protein, with product MRAMTAVFAGVFAVVAAGAGGGAAVAWPGPHVTVAADGSGDFTTVQAAVDAVPAGNASTFTIKIKPGVYHGQVIVPATKPYVFFRGQGADPTQVVIVDDRANGTPKPDGGTWGTSGSASVTIDGHDFQARNLTFANSFDEAAHPEISGKQAVAVLTRADRLVFDNVRFLGNQDTLYVNSPDAATPARVYLRKCYVEGDVDFIFGRATAVFDRCRIHSLDRGSTTNNGYVTAASTSIANPYGLLFTHCTFTGDAPAGTVYLGRPWHPSQDPNAIAQTLIRESTLGAHVIAAAPWTDFGTWSWRDARYAEYRNRGAGAVPSADRPQLTAAEAATLTPRTYLSGVDGWHPER from the coding sequence ATGCGGGCGATGACGGCGGTGTTCGCGGGCGTGTTCGCCGTGGTCGCGGCGGGCGCGGGCGGCGGTGCGGCAGTGGCCTGGCCGGGCCCGCATGTGACGGTCGCCGCAGACGGCAGCGGGGACTTCACGACCGTCCAGGCGGCCGTCGACGCCGTACCGGCGGGCAACGCCAGCACGTTCACCATCAAGATCAAGCCGGGTGTCTACCACGGCCAGGTGATCGTCCCCGCCACCAAGCCGTACGTCTTCTTCCGCGGCCAGGGCGCCGACCCGACCCAGGTGGTCATCGTCGACGACCGCGCCAACGGCACCCCCAAGCCGGACGGCGGCACCTGGGGCACCTCCGGCAGCGCCTCGGTCACCATCGACGGCCACGACTTCCAGGCGCGCAACCTCACGTTCGCGAACAGCTTCGACGAGGCCGCCCACCCCGAGATCAGCGGCAAGCAGGCGGTCGCGGTGCTCACCCGCGCGGACCGGCTGGTCTTCGACAACGTGCGCTTCCTCGGCAACCAGGACACGCTCTACGTCAACAGCCCGGACGCCGCCACACCGGCGCGGGTCTACCTGCGCAAGTGCTACGTCGAGGGCGACGTCGACTTCATCTTCGGCCGGGCGACCGCGGTCTTCGACCGCTGCCGCATCCACTCGCTCGACCGCGGATCGACCACCAACAACGGGTACGTCACGGCGGCCAGCACCAGCATCGCCAACCCGTACGGGCTGCTGTTCACCCACTGCACCTTCACCGGTGACGCCCCGGCCGGCACCGTCTACCTCGGCCGGCCATGGCACCCCAGCCAGGACCCGAACGCCATCGCGCAGACCCTCATCCGGGAGTCCACACTGGGCGCACACGTCATCGCCGCCGCACCGTGGACCGACTTCGGCACCTGGTCCTGGCGCGACGCCCGGTACGCCGAGTACCGCAACCGCGGGGCCGGCGCCGTGCCCAGCGCCGACCGTCCACAGTTGACCGCCGCCGAAGCCGCCACGCTGACCCCGCGCACCTATCTGTCCGGCGTGGACGGTTGGCACCCCGAGCGCTAG